One window of Mesoplasma syrphidae genomic DNA carries:
- a CDS encoding Cof-type HAD-IIB family hydrolase, which yields MKLKNIDRKRLIMIDLDGTTLMNKDDKIHPLTKNALMKASNNGHKVCIVTGRPFRAIKHIYEELNLTTLLCNFDGAHIHDPYKKEFKRIVLAINNEIIQAIINEPNIANSVENILIEYYDKTLIWKEDKDLNDFFHLSDLRDSLTDPLIVGSPYTEWRGPSTNIVLKLKDNSYKNRVLRALGKYQDAVKIQSDILYGVVSTSEKPVITLTNKNATKGFAADILAQYYNQDLRDVIAFGDQLNDFEMIQKAGHGVAMKNASDSLKFVANGITYKTNDEGGLGQYLEQLLIGNEM from the coding sequence ATGAAACTAAAAAATATAGACCGTAAACGCTTAATTATGATTGATTTGGATGGAACAACTTTAATGAATAAGGATGACAAAATTCATCCTTTAACTAAAAATGCATTAATGAAGGCTTCTAATAATGGTCATAAAGTTTGTATTGTAACCGGACGTCCTTTTCGAGCAATCAAACATATTTATGAAGAGTTAAATTTGACAACACTTTTATGTAATTTTGATGGAGCTCATATTCATGATCCTTACAAAAAAGAATTTAAGCGTATTGTTTTAGCTATTAACAACGAAATAATTCAAGCAATTATAAATGAACCCAACATTGCCAATTCTGTTGAAAATATTTTAATTGAATATTACGATAAAACTTTGATATGAAAAGAGGACAAAGATTTGAATGACTTTTTTCACTTGTCCGATCTACGCGACAGTTTAACAGATCCGCTAATTGTTGGAAGTCCTTACACTGAATGAAGGGGCCCTTCAACAAATATTGTTTTAAAGCTAAAGGATAATTCCTACAAAAATCGAGTTCTTCGGGCTTTGGGAAAATATCAAGATGCTGTTAAAATTCAAAGTGATATCTTATATGGAGTAGTTAGCACTTCTGAAAAACCTGTTATTACTTTGACCAATAAAAATGCTACTAAAGGTTTTGCAGCTGATATTTTAGCCCAGTACTATAATCAGGATTTACGTGATGTCATTGCTTTTGGTGATCAACTAAATGACTTTGAGATGATTCAAAAGGCCGGTCATGGAGTTGCTATGAAAAATGCTTCTGATTCACTAAAATTTGTTGCTAACGGAATTACTTATAAAACTAACGACGAAGGTGGTTTAGGACAATATCTTGAACAACTATTAATTGGAAATGAAATGTAG
- a CDS encoding M17 family metallopeptidase — MITLNQKHEELTLIAIDGEQAPKYVIANEGATTLIANENKIYLVLKAGNANPKKQVANALAKFVGTNKYNVNIDFDAILKLTGVDKTELFNTIVETISFVSHKQVNFKKDKDTANVVYNILTAEDFSKVYELAKIKTEFINFARDLQDTPPNLGTAIDLADKIVDAAKEIKNLKITVLNKKDIEKLGMGLLLSVNAGSSVEPRVVVAEYIGDETKPKTALVGKGITFDSGGYNLKPSQFMEGMKFDMSGAAIMLSTVMALAKAEAKTNVVGVGCFTDNRIGSTATLPESVITSMNGLTVEINNTDAEGRLVLADGITYAIREKAATRVIEASTLTGAITIALGRWATGTFTHDDALWNELEGFSKITGEQLWRMPIFSEHLEKVKKDTVIADLTNAAKGREAGSSTAAAFLNEFAEGKPFVHLDIAGTADVSERGTGVMLKTLFEMLSK, encoded by the coding sequence ATGATTACTTTAAATCAGAAACACGAGGAGCTAACATTAATTGCAATTGATGGTGAACAAGCTCCTAAATATGTAATTGCTAATGAAGGTGCAACAACACTAATTGCTAATGAAAATAAAATTTATTTAGTTTTAAAAGCAGGTAATGCCAATCCTAAAAAACAAGTTGCTAATGCTTTGGCAAAATTTGTAGGAACTAACAAATATAATGTAAATATTGATTTTGATGCAATTTTGAAATTAACTGGAGTTGATAAAACAGAATTGTTTAATACTATTGTTGAAACAATTTCATTTGTCTCTCACAAACAAGTTAACTTTAAAAAAGACAAAGATACAGCAAATGTTGTTTATAATATTTTGACTGCTGAGGACTTTTCAAAAGTTTATGAATTGGCAAAAATTAAAACAGAATTTATCAACTTTGCGCGTGATTTGCAAGATACACCGCCAAACTTGGGAACAGCAATTGACTTGGCAGATAAAATTGTTGATGCTGCTAAAGAAATTAAAAATCTTAAAATCACAGTTTTAAATAAAAAAGATATTGAAAAATTAGGAATGGGATTATTACTATCAGTTAACGCTGGATCAAGTGTTGAACCAAGAGTAGTAGTTGCCGAATATATTGGTGATGAAACAAAACCTAAAACTGCTTTAGTTGGAAAAGGAATTACTTTCGATTCTGGAGGGTATAACCTTAAACCTTCACAATTTATGGAAGGAATGAAATTCGATATGTCAGGTGCAGCAATTATGCTGTCAACAGTTATGGCTTTAGCTAAAGCTGAAGCTAAAACAAATGTTGTTGGTGTTGGTTGTTTCACAGATAACCGTATTGGATCAACTGCAACATTACCAGAGTCAGTAATTACTTCAATGAATGGACTAACAGTTGAAATTAATAATACTGATGCTGAAGGTCGTTTAGTATTAGCAGATGGAATTACTTACGCAATTCGTGAAAAAGCTGCAACTAGAGTTATTGAGGCATCAACATTAACAGGAGCAATCACAATTGCTTTAGGACGTTGAGCAACAGGAACATTTACACACGATGACGCTTTATGAAATGAACTTGAAGGTTTTTCAAAAATTACGGGAGAGCAATTATGAAGAATGCCAATTTTTTCAGAACATTTAGAAAAAGTTAAAAAAGATACTGTCATTGCTGATTTAACTAATGCTGCTAAGGGAAGAGAAGCTGGTTCATCAACTGCAGCTGCTTTCTTAAACGAGTTTGCAGAAGGAAAGCCATTTGTTCATTTGGATATCGCTGGAACAGCTGATGTTAGTGAACGTGGAACTGGAGTAATGTTAAAAACATTATTTGAAATGTTAAGCAAATAA
- a CDS encoding ABC transporter ATP-binding protein — protein MKKTELLQANLSKKDAFAENLKLKTSGFWSLWFHYWVKYRIKAFFCILFIFFVSAFSVFNIFIAQQITAILTAESLVNTLNNKELLALIIGHYVTDPEIYEALINFLNSQEQSLDYQLINQIINIFYFSFIYYDGSQITTTFLGIAISRMQWIYILISDIIFLVLFMYAAYSLCGLISEEVHTDLKNKLIGALLIKEIDFYEKRTSSEIIEIITKDSKNIADQFKVAPIIIIYILFASFGALGMLFYIDMIVASLMIALMLIIFCILLLVVFLIANPVKQSLQKRSKVDAKIVEKILAIRLIKTSGTWKEEISDFQTNNNQLNQYDKKLNFGISIIPAIVVGAVGCLALSSIVFGVFVYNQDTTKLITVFSSFTAGIIVMITPIFQLNTILQSISTTNNSAKNISDICAIEEKEFNFQTNILLSANHSKIDIEKLSFKNVDFAYPSNPDKKVIKNLTIEFEQNKTYAFVGPSGCGKSTVTKLLLKFYKNYKGQIFINNKYDLNEIDTETWINSIGYVDQEPQILSGTVLENILYAKKSATTAEVIKACKKAKIHELIMSWPNRYNTLLSEQGKQLSGGQKQRLVIARMFLKDPSFLILDEATSALDNISEQEITKQLNKLFVGKTVITVAHRLNTVKSYDQIFVFNAHQEIAQQGTFEELISVEGLFKELYLIENSM, from the coding sequence ATGAAAAAAACTGAGCTACTACAAGCCAATTTATCAAAAAAAGATGCATTTGCTGAAAATTTAAAACTTAAAACCAGCGGATTTTGAAGTCTATGGTTTCACTATTGAGTTAAATATCGCATTAAAGCCTTTTTTTGTATTTTGTTTATTTTTTTTGTATCCGCATTTTCAGTATTTAACATTTTCATAGCACAGCAAATTACAGCAATCTTGACAGCAGAATCATTAGTAAACACTTTAAATAATAAAGAGCTGTTAGCATTAATTATTGGACACTATGTCACTGATCCTGAAATTTATGAAGCTCTAATAAACTTTTTGAATTCACAAGAGCAATCTCTCGATTACCAACTGATCAATCAAATAATTAACATTTTTTACTTTTCATTTATTTATTATGATGGTTCACAAATTACGACGACGTTTTTGGGAATTGCCATTTCAAGAATGCAATGAATTTATATTTTGATTTCAGATATTATTTTTTTGGTACTTTTTATGTATGCAGCGTATTCGTTGTGTGGGCTAATTAGTGAAGAAGTTCATACGGATTTAAAAAATAAATTAATCGGTGCCTTACTTATTAAAGAAATTGACTTTTATGAGAAACGCACTAGTTCTGAAATAATCGAAATTATCACAAAGGATTCAAAAAATATTGCTGATCAATTTAAAGTTGCGCCCATCATTATAATTTATATCTTGTTTGCTTCTTTTGGCGCGCTTGGTATGCTATTTTATATTGATATGATTGTGGCGTCTTTAATGATTGCATTGATGCTTATTATCTTTTGCATTTTATTGTTAGTAGTATTTTTAATTGCCAATCCCGTTAAGCAAAGTCTTCAAAAACGCTCAAAAGTTGATGCCAAAATTGTTGAAAAAATTTTGGCAATTCGCCTTATTAAAACAAGTGGAACATGAAAAGAAGAAATTTCTGATTTTCAAACTAATAATAATCAACTAAATCAGTATGACAAAAAGTTGAATTTTGGAATTTCAATTATTCCGGCAATTGTTGTTGGAGCCGTTGGATGCTTGGCGCTATCTTCAATCGTATTTGGGGTTTTTGTTTATAACCAAGACACAACAAAATTAATTACAGTTTTTTCATCGTTTACAGCTGGAATTATTGTTATGATTACACCAATCTTTCAGCTAAATACAATTTTGCAAAGTATTAGCACAACAAATAACTCGGCTAAAAATATTAGCGACATTTGCGCGATAGAAGAAAAAGAATTTAATTTTCAAACTAATATTTTGTTATCCGCAAATCACTCTAAAATTGACATTGAAAAACTTAGCTTTAAAAATGTTGACTTTGCATATCCCAGCAATCCTGACAAAAAAGTTATTAAAAATTTGACAATTGAATTTGAGCAAAATAAAACGTATGCATTTGTGGGTCCTTCAGGATGTGGTAAGTCAACGGTCACCAAATTGCTATTAAAATTTTATAAAAATTACAAAGGCCAAATTTTTATTAACAATAAATATGACTTAAATGAAATTGATACCGAAACCTGAATTAATAGTATTGGTTATGTTGACCAAGAGCCTCAAATTTTATCTGGTACTGTTTTAGAAAATATTTTATATGCAAAAAAATCTGCAACAACAGCCGAAGTTATTAAAGCCTGCAAAAAGGCAAAGATTCACGAACTAATTATGAGCTGACCAAATCGTTATAATACGTTGCTTTCAGAGCAAGGGAAACAATTGTCAGGTGGTCAAAAGCAACGTTTGGTAATAGCACGAATGTTTTTAAAAGATCCTAGCTTTTTAATTTTGGATGAAGCAACTAGCGCTCTTGATAATATTTCAGAACAAGAAATTACTAAGCAGCTAAATAAGTTGTTTGTTGGCAAAACTGTTATTACAGTGGCTCACCGTTTGAATACTGTCAAAAGTTATGATCAAATTTTTGTTTTCAATGCGCATCAAGAAATTGCTCAGCAAGGAACTTTTGAAGAACTTATTAGCGTAGAAGGCCTATTCAAAGAGCTTTATTTAATTGAAAATAGTATGTAA